A region from the Triticum urartu cultivar G1812 chromosome 1, Tu2.1, whole genome shotgun sequence genome encodes:
- the LOC125508765 gene encoding uncharacterized protein LOC125508765, with translation MARAMTATAGNGDVWVEKVDKIRYVYNAVTRPSVSPNPRPATVTKKLAAANVAISRKNSGTTLVRGVASPEDIDDYIARKKREFALGL, from the coding sequence ATGGCTCGCGCCATGACCGCCACCGCCGGCAACGGCGACGTGTGGGTGGAGAAGGTGGACAAGATCAGGTACGTCTACAACGCCGTCACCAGGCCTTCTGTTTCCCCTAACCCGAGGCCGGCGACGGTGACGAAGAAGCTGGCCGCCGCCAACGTCGCCATCTCCAGGAAGAACAGCGGGACGACCCTGGTCCGCGGCGTGGCCTCGCCGGAGGACATCGACGACTACATCGCCAGGAAGAAGAGGGAGTTCGCTCTAGGCCTGTAG
- the LOC125548103 gene encoding replication protein A 70 kDa DNA-binding subunit C-like: MEAPPPLTAGAVTEIWELPNGPATFQPVLQVADLRPVVAKNTTAAAAAAQHSERFRMLLSDGVHSQQSMLGTGLNDLIKDGTLRVGSIVHLTDMTCNTIQKRRIVIVVKLEVLQSECPKIGTPKIYEKSLPEGQEPNLPANAAQTNSGNYSGPGMLGSAVAPRVEQIGNNLSYGRPNNGGPGVGSSICQSVQPGANNVLSGGTYGAMSAQNTMNANVVQPNSHQNQSFAVPGTGGGFGPPGNIYGRPAQPSYQQPPPPHRNSGPVAKNEAASRVIPISALNPYQRTWTIKARVTAKVQVKNFVNARGPGKVFSFDLLDANGGEIRATCFGAAVDQFYDLIEVDKVYLVSRGSLKPANKRFSPLNNDYEMNLEPSSSIEVCSGDDSSIPKQQFNFRQISEIANMDKDTTVDLLGVVTSVRPSFTVMLKNGGETQKRVLQLKDMSGCSVEMTFWGNFCDAEGQQLQSLCDSGLNPILALKSGRVSEFNGKTVGTTSSSLLKINPDFPEAERLRQWYITEGKIAACTSLSGEMSSMGRTDVRKKTAQIKDERMGQSEKPDWITVQGAISQIYTDNFCYPACTREVNGKSCNKKVTNSGDGMWLCERCDQSSETCEYRYLLSCQIQDHTGFTPATSFQEAGQEIIGLSAQDLFRIKHEEQDDVRFAEIIQQVRFQQYLFKLRVKEEVYNDEPRVKCNIVKAERYDPVKESHFFLGAIDSLLAEDASGSSPGLNGGPAVNAGFANSEAGQSVPASNNSYAANMGGPNQFGQQFSASRGMPTAPSATPAAGSGFAANSYGPSAANASSGLCFKCNQPGHFSRDCPGQAASYSSSVGGNANTGLCFKCNQPGHFARDCPAQAAGHQRQTYANGAAAGGYNRQSYVGS, translated from the exons ATGGAGGCGCCGCCGCCGCTGACGGCGGGCGCGGTGACGGAGATATGGGAGCTCCCGAACGGGCCGGCGACGTTCCAGCCGGTGCTGCAGGTCGCGGACCTTCGCCCCGTCGTCGCCAAGAACACGACcgcggcggcggccgcggcgcAGCACTCGGAGCGGTTCCGCATGCTGCTCTCCGACGGCGTCCACTCCCAGCAGTCCATGCTCGGCACCGGCCTCAACGACCTCATAAAGGACGGAACCCTCCGCGTCGGCTCCATCGTCCACCTCACGGACATGACGTGCAACACCATCCAGAAACGCAG GATCGTTATTGTTGTCAAACTTGAAGTTCTCCAAAGTGAGTGCCCCAAAATTGGGACACCAAAGATTTATGAGAAAAGCTTACCTGAGGGACAGGAGCCTAACTTACCGGCCAATGCTGCTCAAACAAACAGTGGAAACTATTCTGGCCCAGGCATGCTGGGGTCTGCAGTTGCTCCAAGGGTGGAACAGATTGGTAACAATCTGTCATATGGTAGACCCAACAACGGTGGCCCAGGCGTGGGCTCTTCAATTTGTCAGTCTGTTCAACCTGGTGCTAACAATGTGTTGTCTGGTGGAACTTATGGTGCAATGTCAGCACAAAACACAATGAATGCTAACGTGGTGCAGCCAAACTCTCATCAAAACCAAAGTTTTGCGGTTCCTGGCACAGGTGGGGGCTTTGGCCCTCCTGGCAATATATATGGGCGCCCTGCACAGCCTTCATATCAGCAGCCACCTCCACCCCATAGAAATAGTGGCCCAGTTGCTAAGAATGAAGCTGCTTCTCGTGTTATTCCAATTTCTGCACTGAACCCATACCAACGTACATGGACAATAAAGGCTAGGGTGACTGCGAAGGTTCAGGTCAAGAACTTTGTTAATGCAAGAGGTCCCGGAAAAGTCTTCTCCTTTGATCTCCTTGATGCAAATGGTGGAGAAATTCGTGCAACATGCTTTGGCGCGGCAGTTGATCAGTTCTATGACTTAATTGAGGTTGATAAGGTGTACTTGGTATCCAGGGGATCGCTAAAACCTGCAAACAAGAGGTTTAGCCCTTTAAACAATGACTATGAAATGAACCTTGAGCCTTCATCATCTATAGAAGTTTGTTCTGGTGATGATAGCAGCATCCCTAAGCAGCAGTTCAATTTTCGGCAGATCAGCGAAATTGCAAACATGGATAAAGATACCACGGTAGACTTGCTTGGTGTTGTTACTTCAGTTAGGCCTTCTTTTACAGTAATGCTTAAGAATGGCGGGGAAACCCAGAAAAGAGTTCTTCAACTGAAGGACATGTCTGGTTGCAGTGTGGAAATGACCTTTTGGGGTAACTTCTGTGATGCTGAAGGTCAGCAGCTGCAGTCGCTGTGCGATTCTGGTTTGAATCCTATACTTGCGCTGAAATCTGGCCGAGTTAGTGAATTCAACGGCAAAACAGTGGGTACAACTAGCTCAAGTTTGTTAAAAATAAATCCAGATTTCCCAGAAGCTGAAAGGCTGAGGCAGTGGTACATAACTGAAGGAAAAATTGCTGCCTGCACTTCCTTATCTGGGGAAATGTCAAGCATGGGCAGGACTGATGTCCGGAAAAAAACTGCACAGATCAAGGATGAACGCATGGGGCAATCAGAAAAGCCTGATTGGATCACCGTTCAAGGTGCAATTTCACAAATCTACACTGATAATTTTTGTTACCCAGCATGCACCAGGGAGGTTAATGGTAAAAGCTGcaacaaaaaggtcacaaatagTGGTGATGGGATGTGGCTATGTGAGAGATGCGATCAGAGCTCTGAAACGTGCGAGTATAGATACCTGCTGTCGTGCCAGATCCAGGATCATACTGGGTTCACCCCTGCAACTTCGTTCCAAGAGGCTGGCCAGGAGATAATCGGCCTCTCAGCACAAGATCTTTTCAGGATAAAGCATGAAGAGCAAGACGATGTACGTTTCGCAGAAATCATACAGCAGGTCCGATTTCAGCAATACCTATTCAAGCTGAGAGTCAAGGAAGAAGTCTATAATGATGAGCCGCGTGTGAAGTGCAACATTGTTAAGGCTGAAAGATACGACCCAGTGAAAGAGAGTCATTTTTTTCTGGGGGCCATTGATAGTCTTTTGGCGGAGGACGCTTCAGGCTCTTCCCCTGGGCTGAATGGTGGTCCTGCTGTTAATGCTGGCTTCGCCAACTCAGAAGCTGGACAGAGTGTGCCAGCCTCCAACAATTCCTATGCCGCGAATATGGGTGGCCCAAATCAGTTTGGGCAGCAATTCAGCGCATCTCGCGGGATGCCGACTGCACCATCAGCGACACCAGCAGCAGGTAGTGGCTTCGCGGCTAATTCCTATGGTCCTTCAGCTGCCAATGCCAGCTCAGGCTTGTGTTTCAAATGTAACCAGCCTGGGCACTTTTCAAGAGACTGTCCAGGGCAGGCTGCCTCCTACAGTTCTTCGGTTGGCGGCAACGCCAACACTGGTCTGTGTTTCAAATGTAATCAGCCTGGGCACTTCGCGAGAGACTGTCCGGCGCAGGCTGCCGGCCACCAGCGCCAGACGTATGCGAATGGCGCCGCGGCAGGAGGATACAACAGGCAATCCTATGTTGGTAGCTAA